In a single window of the Amycolatopsis sp. cg5 genome:
- a CDS encoding S1C family serine protease, with protein sequence MTENDPQNNPVPGEQSGQPVTPAPHDEPSTPPRGNAAVSGEQVYVAPSPWSPQQQPQQAPYQQQYQHAAPYGQVPQGNTSVYAVPPQQQAPKKSGAGKLVAGVAVLALLVGGGAGALGGYLAGGGGTGSSYNALDAPKPAKQTGNAPAGSVESVAQKLSPSVVELQVSGSRGAGEGSGFVLSADGYILTNNHVVEVAANGGQIQAVFRDGKKAVAQIVGRDPTTDIAVVKATGVANLVPVELGRSDDLAVGQGVVAIGSPFELAGTVTSGIVSSLHRPVQAGGSSGDQTTVMDAVQTDAAINPGNSGGPLANMQGQVIGINSAIYSPRSAGSSGQQGSESGSVGIGFAIPIDQARRTADDIIKTGKAKQTFIGAGVKPAEQGGASIISVEPGSPAEQGGLKVGDVVVKIDDRMIDDADALIAAVRTRAPNEKVKFTTADQRVLEITLGGKDIEPK encoded by the coding sequence ATGACCGAGAACGACCCCCAGAACAACCCGGTGCCGGGTGAGCAGAGCGGCCAGCCGGTCACCCCGGCTCCGCACGACGAGCCGAGCACGCCGCCGCGGGGGAACGCCGCGGTCAGTGGCGAGCAGGTCTACGTCGCGCCAAGCCCCTGGTCGCCGCAACAGCAGCCGCAGCAGGCTCCTTACCAGCAGCAATACCAGCACGCCGCGCCGTACGGCCAGGTTCCGCAGGGGAACACCTCGGTGTACGCGGTACCGCCGCAGCAGCAGGCGCCGAAGAAGTCGGGTGCGGGGAAGCTCGTCGCCGGGGTGGCCGTCCTCGCTCTGCTGGTCGGGGGTGGAGCGGGGGCGCTCGGCGGATACCTCGCCGGGGGCGGCGGCACCGGTTCGAGCTACAACGCGCTCGACGCGCCGAAGCCCGCCAAGCAGACCGGTAACGCGCCAGCTGGCTCGGTTGAATCGGTTGCTCAGAAGCTTTCGCCGAGCGTCGTCGAGCTTCAAGTGTCCGGCAGCCGCGGCGCCGGCGAAGGCTCCGGCTTCGTGCTCAGCGCGGACGGCTACATCCTGACCAACAACCACGTCGTCGAGGTCGCCGCGAACGGCGGCCAGATCCAGGCCGTGTTCCGCGACGGCAAGAAGGCGGTCGCGCAGATCGTCGGGCGTGACCCGACGACCGACATCGCGGTCGTCAAGGCCACCGGCGTCGCCAACCTCGTCCCGGTCGAACTCGGCCGCTCGGACGACCTCGCGGTCGGCCAGGGCGTGGTCGCCATCGGCTCACCGTTCGAGCTCGCGGGCACCGTGACCTCGGGCATCGTCAGCTCGCTGCACCGGCCGGTGCAGGCGGGCGGCAGCAGCGGCGACCAGACCACGGTCATGGACGCGGTGCAGACCGACGCGGCGATCAACCCGGGCAACTCCGGTGGCCCGCTGGCGAACATGCAGGGCCAGGTCATCGGCATCAACTCCGCGATCTACAGCCCGCGCTCGGCCGGGAGCAGCGGCCAGCAGGGCAGCGAGAGCGGCAGCGTCGGCATCGGCTTCGCGATCCCGATCGATCAGGCCCGCCGCACGGCCGACGACATCATCAAGACCGGCAAGGCCAAGCAGACCTTCATCGGCGCCGGCGTCAAGCCGGCCGAGCAAGGCGGCGCCTCGATCATCAGTGTCGAGCCCGGCAGTCCCGCCGAGCAGGGCGGTCTCAAGGTCGGGGACGTGGTCGTCAAGATCGACGACCGGATGATCGACGACGCTGACGCGCTCATCGCCGCGGTGCGCACCAGGGCGCCCAACGAGAAGGTCAAGTTCACCACCGCAGACCAGCGCGTCCTCGAAATCACCCTGGGCGGCAAGGACATCGAACCCAAGTAG
- the galT gene encoding galactose-1-phosphate uridylyltransferase, giving the protein MRKTVRQLADGREIIYFDETPAERNAADTRDLPPVAATSEIRRDPLTGEWVAMAAHRQTRTYKPPADLCPLCPSKPGKPSEIPDADYDVVVFENRFPSFSQGVVGEESTVDGLGLVPTAPGRGRCEVVCFTSEHNGSFAGLSPRKVRTVVDAWADRTEFLSGLDGVEQVFPFENRGEEIGVTLHHPHGQIYAYPFVTPKTARMIEVARAYEAEHGRPVLGDVLAAERKVGIRVIAEGEHWTAFVPPAARWPVQVQVVPHRQVPDIPALTDAERDDFAEVYLQVLKRCDALYGRPLPYIAGWHQAPVNQDRELGWLHLELFSVLRSKDKLKYLAGSESGMAVWINDATPEQIAERLRGS; this is encoded by the coding sequence GTGAGGAAAACCGTCAGGCAGCTGGCCGATGGCCGCGAGATCATCTATTTCGACGAGACGCCCGCAGAGCGGAACGCGGCCGACACGCGTGACCTGCCGCCGGTCGCGGCGACCTCGGAGATCCGGCGCGACCCGCTGACCGGCGAATGGGTGGCGATGGCCGCGCATCGCCAGACACGCACGTACAAGCCGCCCGCCGACCTGTGCCCGCTGTGCCCGAGCAAGCCGGGCAAGCCGAGCGAGATCCCGGACGCCGACTACGACGTGGTGGTGTTCGAGAACCGTTTCCCGTCGTTCTCGCAGGGCGTCGTCGGCGAGGAATCCACTGTGGACGGGCTGGGACTGGTGCCGACCGCGCCGGGGCGTGGCCGTTGCGAGGTCGTCTGCTTCACCAGTGAGCACAACGGCTCCTTCGCCGGACTGAGCCCGCGCAAGGTGCGCACCGTGGTCGACGCGTGGGCCGACCGCACCGAGTTCCTGTCGGGTTTGGACGGGGTCGAGCAGGTCTTCCCGTTCGAGAACCGCGGCGAGGAAATCGGCGTCACGCTGCATCACCCGCATGGCCAGATCTACGCGTACCCGTTCGTCACGCCCAAGACCGCGCGCATGATCGAGGTCGCCCGCGCGTACGAGGCCGAGCACGGCCGTCCGGTGCTGGGCGACGTGCTCGCCGCCGAGCGCAAGGTCGGCATACGGGTCATCGCCGAAGGTGAGCACTGGACCGCGTTCGTGCCGCCCGCGGCGCGCTGGCCGGTGCAGGTCCAGGTCGTGCCGCACCGCCAGGTGCCGGACATCCCCGCGCTCACCGACGCCGAGCGAGACGACTTCGCCGAGGTGTACCTGCAGGTGCTCAAGCGCTGCGACGCCTTGTACGGCAGGCCGCTGCCCTACATCGCGGGCTGGCATCAGGCGCCGGTCAACCAGGACCGCGAACTCGGCTGGCTGCACCTCGAGCTGTTCTCCGTGCTGCGCTCGAAGGACAAGCTGAAGTACCTGGCCGGGTCGGAATCCGGGATGGCCGTGTGGATCAACGACGCCACCCCTGAGCAGATCGCCGAGAGGCTGCGCGGTTCTTAA
- a CDS encoding DeoR/GlpR family DNA-binding transcription regulator codes for MLARQRQAMILEEARRTGAVRVSELVGRLGVSDMTVRRDLDVLAGRGLVEKVYGGATSIVGKSTDEPGFEAKSVRQRVQKEAIAELAAGLVRPGTAIGISAGTTTWTLARALDTVPGLTIVTNSIQVADVLRGSSQTERTVVLTGGVRTPSDALVGPVAVQSLRTLHLDVVFLGVHGMADGPGFTTPNLTESETDRALVEAGRKLVVLADHTKWGTVGISTIADLNEADVVVSDDGLAEHAREVLSEQAGELMIAETVAEAEEA; via the coding sequence GTGCTTGCGCGGCAGCGACAGGCGATGATCCTCGAAGAGGCACGGCGGACCGGAGCGGTCCGGGTCAGTGAGCTCGTCGGGCGGCTCGGCGTATCCGACATGACGGTGCGCCGCGACCTCGACGTGCTCGCGGGGCGCGGGCTCGTCGAGAAGGTCTACGGCGGGGCGACCTCGATCGTCGGCAAGAGCACGGATGAGCCCGGCTTCGAGGCGAAGTCCGTGCGTCAGCGCGTCCAAAAGGAAGCGATCGCCGAACTCGCCGCCGGGCTCGTGCGGCCGGGCACCGCGATCGGCATCTCGGCGGGCACGACGACGTGGACACTGGCCAGGGCGTTGGACACGGTGCCGGGACTGACGATCGTCACGAACTCGATCCAGGTCGCGGACGTGCTCCGCGGCTCCAGTCAAACTGAACGAACGGTCGTGCTGACAGGTGGCGTCCGCACGCCGTCCGACGCGCTCGTCGGGCCGGTCGCCGTGCAGAGCCTGCGCACGCTCCACCTCGACGTCGTCTTCCTCGGTGTGCACGGAATGGCCGACGGCCCCGGCTTCACCACCCCGAACCTGACCGAGAGCGAGACCGACCGCGCGCTGGTCGAGGCCGGCCGCAAGCTGGTCGTGCTCGCCGATCACACGAAATGGGGGACGGTGGGCATCTCCACCATCGCCGACCTGAACGAGGCCGATGTCGTCGTCAGCGACGACGGGCTGGCCGAGCACGCCAGGGAAGTGCTGTCCGAACAAGCGGGGGAACTGATGATCGCGGAGACGGTCGCCGAGGCGGAAGAGGCGTGA
- a CDS encoding ATP-binding protein — translation MIELADPKQPTRFSLRRRVALLAAACVAGAVALASIGAYYTVKENLYQQLDDNLRARAQNAVDSPVVESGIQSIPAAFLSSIDIQIGQLGITSDPRGQLIYPRAGNPPPWSASELAVAQGTSAESIRTDQRTDSRVIALPNGHGSAMVLAQSLASTKRTLNELSVVLLLIGGAGILLAAAAGTAVARGSLAPVERLTQATERVTRTGDLTPIPVSGDDELARLTTSFNTMLGTVSESQERQRQLVADAGHELRTPLTSLRTNLELLLSASRPGARTLPDEDRAEIEADIRGQLDELTQLIGDLVELARQDEPYAQFERVEFADVVERALDRARRRAGEIDFAVDLQPWVLSGDSSALERAVLNLLDNAVKFSPPGSSVQVRLFAVGDGSAVLEVADSGPGIADEDLPKVFDRFYRSSEARTLPGSGLGLAIVKHAAERHGGTVYAARSPEGGALMSLRLPGAPG, via the coding sequence GTGATCGAGCTGGCGGACCCCAAACAGCCCACCCGGTTCTCACTGCGTCGCAGGGTCGCCCTGCTCGCCGCCGCCTGCGTGGCCGGCGCGGTCGCGCTGGCCTCGATCGGCGCCTACTACACCGTCAAGGAGAACCTGTACCAGCAGCTCGACGACAACCTGCGTGCCAGGGCGCAGAACGCGGTGGACTCGCCGGTGGTCGAATCGGGGATCCAGTCGATCCCCGCCGCGTTCCTGTCGAGCATCGACATCCAAATCGGACAGCTCGGCATCACATCCGACCCCCGTGGACAGCTGATCTACCCGAGGGCAGGCAACCCGCCGCCGTGGAGTGCGTCGGAACTGGCTGTCGCGCAGGGCACTTCGGCCGAGTCGATCCGCACTGATCAGCGGACGGATTCGCGGGTCATCGCGCTTCCCAACGGGCACGGCAGCGCGATGGTGCTGGCGCAATCGCTTGCGTCGACCAAGCGCACGCTGAACGAGCTCTCTGTCGTGCTGCTCTTGATCGGTGGTGCCGGGATCCTGCTCGCCGCCGCGGCGGGCACGGCGGTGGCCAGGGGAAGCCTCGCGCCGGTCGAAAGGCTGACGCAGGCGACTGAACGGGTCACCCGCACGGGTGATTTGACGCCGATCCCGGTGAGTGGCGACGACGAGCTCGCGCGGCTGACCACCAGCTTCAACACGATGCTCGGGACGGTCAGCGAGTCGCAGGAACGGCAACGCCAGCTCGTCGCCGACGCCGGCCACGAGCTGCGCACACCGTTGACGTCGCTCAGGACGAACCTCGAACTGCTGCTGAGCGCGAGCAGGCCGGGTGCGCGGACGTTGCCCGACGAGGATCGCGCCGAGATCGAGGCCGACATCCGCGGTCAGCTCGACGAACTGACCCAGCTGATCGGTGACCTGGTCGAGCTCGCCCGCCAGGATGAGCCGTACGCGCAGTTCGAGCGTGTCGAGTTCGCCGACGTCGTCGAACGGGCGCTGGACCGGGCACGGCGGCGGGCCGGGGAGATCGACTTCGCGGTCGACCTGCAGCCGTGGGTGCTCAGTGGTGACTCCAGTGCGCTTGAGCGCGCGGTGTTGAACCTGCTGGACAACGCGGTGAAATTCTCGCCGCCCGGATCGTCCGTTCAGGTGCGGCTGTTCGCCGTCGGTGACGGCAGCGCCGTTCTCGAGGTCGCCGACTCCGGACCCGGCATCGCCGACGAGGACCTGCCGAAGGTCTTCGACCGCTTCTACCGCTCGTCAGAGGCCCGTACCCTGCCGGGTTCCGGGCTCGGGCTCGCGATCGTCAAGCACGCCGCCGAGCGGCACGGCGGTACCGTGTACGCCGCCCGATCACCCGAGGGCGGCGCGCTGATGTCACTGCGCCTGCCTGGGGCACCCGGGTGA
- a CDS encoding response regulator transcription factor codes for MRILVVDDDRAVRESLRRSLEFNGYKVDLASDGAQALEAIIASRPDAMVLDVMMPRLDGLEVARRLRSTGDDLPILVLTARDTVSDRVSGLDAGADDYLPKPFALEELLARLRALLRRAMPDTDSGQASEMLTFGDLTLDPGTREVRRGTREISLTRTEFALLELFLSYPKHVLTRGRILEEVWGYDFPTSGNALEVYVGYLRRKTEAEGEPRLIHTVRGVGYVLRETPP; via the coding sequence ATGCGCATTCTCGTAGTCGACGACGACAGGGCCGTTCGGGAGTCCCTGCGTCGTTCCCTTGAGTTCAACGGCTACAAGGTCGACCTGGCCAGTGATGGTGCGCAGGCGCTCGAAGCGATCATCGCGAGCAGACCGGACGCGATGGTCCTCGACGTGATGATGCCCCGGCTGGACGGCCTCGAGGTCGCCCGCAGGCTGCGCAGCACCGGCGACGACCTGCCGATCCTCGTCCTCACCGCGCGCGACACCGTCTCGGACCGGGTGTCCGGATTGGACGCGGGCGCCGACGACTACCTCCCGAAACCGTTCGCGCTGGAGGAGCTGCTCGCCAGGCTTCGCGCGCTGCTGCGCCGCGCCATGCCGGACACCGACTCCGGCCAGGCCAGCGAAATGCTCACGTTCGGCGATCTGACCCTCGATCCCGGGACGCGTGAGGTGCGCCGCGGGACCAGGGAGATCAGCCTGACCCGCACCGAGTTCGCGTTGCTCGAACTCTTCCTTTCTTACCCGAAACACGTGCTCACCAGGGGCCGGATCTTGGAGGAGGTATGGGGCTACGACTTCCCGACGTCCGGCAACGCGTTGGAGGTCTACGTGGGATATCTGCGCCGGAAGACGGAGGCCGAGGGGGAGCCGAGGCTGATCCACACGGTCCGCGGCGTGGGCTACGTGCTGCGCGAGACTCCTCCGTGA
- a CDS encoding trimeric intracellular cation channel family protein: MLLTALEFLGLVAFAASGALAAVRARLDVFGVVVVGLTTALGGGVMRDVMLGIHPPTSLRNWPYLATCAATALIVFVFHPQVARLRRGVLLADALGLGVFATAGTTTALNYGAPVYAACLIGMTSGIGGGAVRDLLLREIPLVLRREIYAVAALAGATLVGVGYILRLPSGLTTVVAAAVVVGLRVLALWRRWNAPVAKDAS, from the coding sequence GTGCTGCTCACGGCGCTGGAGTTCCTGGGGTTGGTCGCGTTCGCGGCGTCGGGGGCGTTGGCGGCGGTCAGGGCTCGGCTGGATGTCTTCGGGGTCGTCGTCGTGGGACTCACGACGGCGCTCGGGGGCGGGGTCATGCGGGACGTGATGCTCGGGATCCATCCGCCGACCTCGCTGCGGAACTGGCCGTACCTGGCGACCTGTGCCGCGACCGCGCTCATCGTGTTCGTGTTTCACCCGCAAGTGGCACGGCTGCGCCGGGGTGTGCTGCTCGCCGACGCGCTCGGGCTGGGGGTTTTCGCGACCGCGGGTACGACGACGGCGCTGAACTACGGGGCGCCCGTGTACGCGGCGTGCCTGATCGGGATGACTTCGGGTATCGGCGGCGGTGCCGTGCGAGATCTCTTGCTGCGGGAAATCCCCCTGGTGCTGCGGCGGGAGATCTACGCGGTGGCGGCGCTGGCCGGTGCGACGCTGGTCGGGGTCGGTTACATTCTGCGACTGCCGTCGGGTTTGACCACTGTCGTGGCGGCCGCCGTGGTCGTCGGGCTGCGGGTTTTGGCTCTTTGGCGGCGGTGGAACGCGCCGGTCGCGAAAGATGCTTCGTGA
- a CDS encoding response regulator transcription factor, with amino-acid sequence MIKLMFADDEELVRSGLRAMMSGAPDIEIVGEASDGRSAVEAARRYHPDVALLDIKMRAPDDGIRALRAILALPDPPTVAMLTTFDIDEYVSLALRLGANGFLLKDIDPAALLRAVRDLARGGAVLDPGVAARMVSAHRDEQRAAQPARKLLASLSEREREVVGLIGQGLSNAEIGGQLHLSEATVKGYVSAVLSKIGAANRVQAALLAYRGGLLG; translated from the coding sequence TTGATCAAGCTCATGTTCGCGGACGACGAGGAACTGGTTCGCTCAGGGCTGCGCGCGATGATGTCGGGTGCGCCCGACATCGAGATCGTGGGCGAAGCGAGTGACGGGAGATCCGCGGTCGAGGCTGCTCGGCGGTATCACCCTGATGTGGCGTTGCTCGACATCAAGATGCGGGCCCCTGACGACGGCATCCGGGCGCTGCGGGCGATCCTCGCGCTGCCTGATCCGCCGACCGTGGCCATGCTGACCACCTTTGACATCGATGAGTACGTGAGTCTCGCGCTGCGGCTCGGGGCGAACGGGTTCCTGCTCAAGGACATCGATCCGGCCGCGCTGCTGAGGGCGGTCCGGGATCTGGCCAGGGGCGGCGCCGTGCTCGACCCTGGCGTGGCGGCGAGGATGGTCAGCGCTCATCGGGATGAGCAACGCGCCGCTCAACCCGCGAGGAAATTGCTCGCGTCGCTGTCCGAGCGGGAACGTGAAGTTGTCGGGTTGATCGGTCAAGGACTGTCGAACGCCGAGATCGGCGGGCAGCTGCACCTGTCCGAAGCGACGGTCAAGGGTTACGTGTCCGCCGTGCTGTCGAAGATCGGGGCCGCCAACCGCGTGCAAGCCGCGCTGCTTGCTTATCGCGGCGGCCTACTCGGTTGA
- a CDS encoding helix-turn-helix domain-containing protein produces MFKLPATVDLATAAKALGIHVNTAYKLVKRDAFPCQVIRVGHQHRVPTRALLRALNIEEIPVQFDDVSRGTDLVIDVR; encoded by the coding sequence TTGTTCAAGCTGCCGGCCACCGTCGATCTGGCCACAGCAGCCAAAGCATTGGGAATCCATGTGAACACCGCTTACAAGCTGGTCAAACGCGACGCTTTCCCGTGCCAGGTCATACGAGTCGGCCACCAGCACCGCGTTCCAACAAGGGCGCTCTTGCGAGCACTGAATATCGAGGAGATACCAGTTCAATTCGACGACGTCAGCAGAGGCACGGACTTGGTCATCGATGTCAGATAG
- a CDS encoding S8 family peptidase gives MRKVRWVTAASVVALATGLTTTPAQAAEGQILAAGSPEAIAGSYIVKLKDDTDANKIATKFGAKVERTYQSALKGFAGTLTERQAKRLAADPGVEYVEQNQVFHAETTQPNPPSWGLDRVDQRNLPLSKSYNYTSTGAGVNVYVIDTGLRVTHTTFGGRAKNGYDFVDNDAVAQDGNGHGTHVAGTIAGSQYGIAKAATVYGVRVLNNAGSGSTAGVVAGIDWVTKNAVKPAAANMSLGGGASTTLDAAVRRSIAAGITYGLAAGNSNTNAGSTSPARVTEAITVGSTTNTDARSSFSNYGPVVDIFAPGTGITSSWGTGDTATNTISGTSMATPHVVGVVARYLQNNKTATPAQVQSALIAAATAGKVTGLPSGTANRLLYMDPAQ, from the coding sequence ATGCGCAAAGTACGTTGGGTGACTGCCGCGAGCGTGGTCGCGCTGGCGACCGGGCTGACGACGACGCCGGCTCAGGCCGCCGAAGGGCAGATCTTGGCCGCTGGGTCGCCTGAGGCGATCGCCGGCAGCTACATCGTCAAGCTCAAGGACGACACCGACGCGAACAAGATCGCGACGAAGTTCGGCGCGAAGGTCGAACGGACCTACCAGAGCGCGCTCAAGGGGTTCGCGGGGACGCTCACCGAAAGGCAGGCCAAGCGGCTGGCCGCGGATCCGGGCGTCGAGTACGTCGAGCAGAACCAGGTCTTCCATGCCGAGACGACGCAGCCGAATCCGCCGTCGTGGGGGCTGGACCGGGTGGACCAGCGGAATCTGCCGCTGAGCAAGAGCTACAACTACACCTCGACCGGGGCCGGGGTGAACGTCTACGTCATCGACACCGGGCTGCGGGTCACGCACACCACGTTCGGCGGGCGGGCCAAGAACGGCTACGACTTCGTGGACAACGACGCTGTCGCGCAGGATGGCAACGGGCACGGTACGCATGTGGCCGGGACGATCGCCGGTTCGCAGTACGGGATCGCCAAGGCGGCGACCGTGTACGGCGTTCGGGTGCTGAACAACGCGGGCAGCGGGTCGACGGCCGGGGTGGTCGCGGGCATCGACTGGGTGACCAAGAACGCCGTCAAGCCCGCCGCCGCGAACATGAGCCTGGGTGGTGGGGCTTCGACGACGCTGGACGCGGCCGTGCGGCGGTCGATCGCGGCCGGGATCACCTATGGGCTGGCCGCCGGGAATTCCAACACGAACGCCGGCAGCACCTCGCCCGCGCGGGTGACCGAGGCGATCACCGTGGGGTCGACCACCAACACCGACGCGCGGTCCAGTTTCTCGAATTATGGGCCGGTCGTGGACATTTTCGCCCCTGGTACCGGAATCACCTCGTCGTGGGGCACCGGTGACACGGCCACGAACACGATCAGCGGGACGTCGATGGCGACTCCGCATGTCGTCGGGGTCGTCGCGCGCTACCTGCAGAACAACAAGACCGCCACGCCCGCGCAGGTGCAGTCCGCGCTGATCGCCGCCGCCACCGCGGGCAAGGTGACCGGCCTGCCCTCCGGGACGGCGAACCGCCTGCTCTACATGGACCCGGCTCAGTAA
- a CDS encoding ESX-1 secretion-associated protein translates to MPDGHAVVIDELRKYSGKLNGDMAIPREIAGLVKQSDVGDKSWGVVGIFVKGKYTEMLTELNDLLGEMSAGLEAASEKLNGAANAYQAHEDDSVGALNDILRLLEAPAKSRTPKIGPAK, encoded by the coding sequence ATGCCGGATGGCCACGCAGTCGTCATCGACGAGCTGCGCAAGTACTCGGGGAAACTGAACGGGGACATGGCGATTCCCCGCGAGATCGCCGGTCTGGTCAAGCAGTCCGACGTCGGTGACAAGTCCTGGGGCGTCGTCGGCATCTTCGTCAAAGGCAAGTACACCGAGATGCTCACCGAGCTCAACGACTTGCTCGGCGAGATGTCCGCTGGCCTCGAAGCCGCTTCGGAAAAGCTGAACGGCGCCGCGAACGCTTACCAGGCGCACGAAGACGACAGTGTTGGCGCGCTCAACGACATCCTGCGCCTGCTCGAGGCGCCCGCGAAGAGCCGCACGCCGAAGATCGGGCCCGCGAAATGA
- a CDS encoding YbaB/EbfC family nucleoid-associated protein, with product MSAEFDQLVAQFEQFQSKLKHVEEPFADLGGMQAELAELEATASSPDRAVTVVAGVGGSIKEIRFADNPGLGAVVMATLQRAVAEAARKQAVIVDEHTNGALDLVDQVLEVQAEALGTTVDELKSNLRDEAPAAPPRSDDFSEQTVLRRADDTPQPPPYSGGSGSAGDSFLKNLFDEEDH from the coding sequence GTGTCGGCCGAGTTCGACCAGCTCGTGGCGCAGTTCGAGCAGTTCCAGTCCAAGCTCAAGCACGTCGAGGAGCCCTTCGCCGACCTCGGCGGCATGCAGGCCGAGCTCGCCGAGCTGGAAGCGACCGCGTCCTCCCCTGACCGGGCGGTGACCGTGGTGGCCGGCGTCGGCGGTTCCATCAAGGAGATCCGCTTCGCCGACAACCCCGGCCTGGGCGCGGTGGTGATGGCGACGCTGCAGCGTGCCGTCGCCGAGGCCGCGCGCAAGCAGGCGGTCATCGTCGACGAGCACACCAACGGCGCGCTGGACCTGGTCGACCAGGTTCTCGAGGTTCAAGCCGAGGCGTTGGGAACCACAGTGGACGAACTGAAGTCGAACCTGCGAGACGAAGCACCAGCGGCGCCGCCGCGGTCCGACGACTTCTCCGAGCAGACGGTGCTGCGGCGTGCCGATGACACCCCGCAGCCGCCGCCGTATTCCGGCGGCAGTGGCTCGGCGGGTGATTCGTTCCTGAAGAACCTGTTCGACGAGGAGGATCACTGA
- a CDS encoding helix-turn-helix transcriptional regulator: MYAFIRQARRPVTRDEAAASVGISRKLAAFHLDKLVEAGVLRSGYEPVGKVGRAPKVYRPSEADIRISIPARQHDVLADILLDAVLTEREGETARDAALRCAYARGSALGETERERLRTGRLGAERALTVAAGILQRAGFEPAREAPTCLRLRNCPFHPMAAKAPALVCGINQAFLAGLLGALEAPAEAVLSPRSGECCVELRA; this comes from the coding sequence ATGTACGCGTTCATCCGGCAGGCGCGGCGGCCGGTCACGCGCGACGAGGCGGCGGCCTCGGTGGGCATCTCACGCAAGCTCGCCGCGTTCCACCTGGACAAGCTCGTCGAGGCGGGCGTGCTGCGATCCGGCTACGAGCCGGTCGGCAAGGTCGGGCGCGCGCCGAAGGTCTACCGGCCGTCGGAAGCCGACATCCGGATCAGCATCCCGGCCCGCCAGCACGACGTGCTCGCCGACATCCTGCTGGACGCCGTGCTCACCGAACGCGAAGGCGAGACCGCCCGCGACGCCGCGCTGCGCTGCGCCTACGCCCGGGGTTCGGCGCTCGGCGAGACCGAACGCGAACGTTTGCGCACCGGACGGCTGGGCGCCGAACGCGCGCTGACCGTCGCGGCCGGGATCCTGCAACGGGCCGGGTTCGAGCCGGCCAGGGAGGCGCCGACCTGCTTGCGGCTGCGCAATTGCCCGTTCCATCCCATGGCGGCCAAGGCGCCTGCCTTGGTCTGCGGGATCAACCAAGCGTTTCTCGCCGGGTTGCTGGGCGCGCTCGAAGCACCCGCCGAGGCTGTGCTGAGCCCGCGTTCCGGCGAGTGCTGCGTGGAGCTGCGCGCCTAG
- the folE gene encoding GTP cyclohydrolase I FolE produces the protein MHASSALRVIHEPDAGVDLAAAELAAAAFLQALGISTESESLQGTPRRMAKAYAELFTPRPFDLTTFPNEEGYDELVLARAIPVRSVCEHHLLPFVGVAHVGYLPGERILGLSKLARVVEHFACRPQVQERLTKQVADWLNTQLSPKGVGVVIEAEHCCMTLRGVQAVGSSTVTSTMLGSLRSDPRSRQEFFALTGVNA, from the coding sequence ATGCACGCAAGCTCGGCACTGCGCGTCATCCATGAACCCGACGCGGGCGTGGACCTCGCCGCCGCCGAACTGGCCGCGGCCGCGTTCCTGCAGGCACTGGGCATCTCGACCGAGTCGGAGAGCCTCCAAGGCACGCCCCGGCGGATGGCGAAGGCGTACGCCGAGCTGTTCACGCCCCGGCCGTTCGACCTGACCACGTTTCCCAACGAGGAAGGCTACGACGAGCTGGTCCTCGCACGTGCCATCCCGGTGCGCTCGGTCTGCGAGCACCACCTGCTGCCGTTCGTCGGCGTCGCGCACGTCGGCTATCTGCCGGGCGAGCGGATACTCGGCCTGTCGAAGCTGGCCAGGGTGGTCGAGCATTTCGCATGCCGTCCGCAGGTGCAGGAGCGGCTGACGAAGCAGGTCGCCGACTGGCTGAACACCCAGCTCTCCCCCAAGGGCGTCGGCGTGGTCATCGAGGCCGAGCACTGCTGCATGACGCTGCGCGGTGTGCAGGCCGTCGGGTCGAGCACGGTCACCTCGACGATGCTCGGGTCGCTGCGGTCCGACCCGCGCTCGCGGCAGGAGTTCTTCGCGCTGACCGGGGTGAACGCGTAG